The Phlebotomus papatasi isolate M1 chromosome 3, Ppap_2.1, whole genome shotgun sequence genomic sequence tttcatgtGTTTCTAGTGAgtgaaaatattccaaaaatgcaaaagtcgaatttaaattaaattaaataactttttattttacaacacCAAAAAAACCTTTCAAGAGTATAAGgaagttaaatatttatcttcgcaaaaaaccaaaattaaaagtatatttgaaatttatttttcgtcctagaattaaataaatacaaagaaaattaattttgattataacaaCAACTAGAAATAGcgtatttttaaatatgattgATTATAAGAACGAGAAACCGTTTCCGTCTACTTTTGTCGTATCTgccattttgacaattttttacaaaaattatttaaaatttgatattttcgtCAATGAATTGTATGTTTTTTAATCTTTGTAACAAAATATTATTACAAAAACGATCATATTGCTTAAGAATAAATCAAGGAGACTGAATAAAAATCATTACTGtgattttttcccattttttcagtaggggagactggggcaaaagtcacaaaacggatattttattttttttacaagctactcgagcgcttcaaaaattcctaattagcgcagtttcataggaaatttaccgctctacaattttgtggaagtcattttcctttattttgtaaggaaatacagtttatcgagccaatttctaaaaggtaattttgtgactattctcaaaaatactggggcaaatagtaccagacattgggtattatcatattttgtttcgctttattacggaattccgtaaatttgaaaaaagaccaagaggacatattttcatagaaaatttattcatttacatCTTTGTAAACACTGAGAGaattccgaaaaagttaaaataacgttctggaaatgttaattttactctgcactattgatccaaaatcggtgtaaatattaccctttttaggtgtattgggggttaattttacccttttgcatgttaattttacccttaaaaaggtgtaaaattaacattaaaaaatgttgatatatttttacacctaaaaagtgttaaagttatgaggaaaaaaagttaatcgcaccctcttttttttcgcaGTGAAACACCTTTTTCTCTacgagaaaagcgtttttcaagctattttagaaaaaaaacacacaaaagactgcaaatcgtttgaccaatgcaaacaacaagcggagAAACATGATAATGAcatttcttttcaccgtgagacatcagaaattgctccgctttttgttactttttgctctaaaccttttgttactttttaccccaagtgacctaggatttctggagaaaacaatctttgtgaaattctaaaatagatagcggattcgtattcaaaaaattcaaattatttaggaaatattcaccagtgaatcaattttggaaaataagtaggtaataatttttatcttctgcaaggaaaatatttcaaaaatagggctaaaaatttcgatattttttattttctaaattccttgttcgaattctaagaaacttacgacattgaagatgGTCTaaggaggctatctatagaaaaaaatttgagttgctatcttttttaccttggaagatattgaattttgaatttgttactttttgccccagtctccattATTATAACTTTatcaaagatattttttgaatttgttctttCAGATAAATGCACTTTGAATTGTCCAAGTCAGTTGAGTTCTCTGAATGAGCccctaaaatatgttttttagtaaCTTACGAGCTTCAGCTGTGAAGACATCATCCTCAGCATCGATACTTAGGCCATTTCCTGGGGAACCTGAAGCGCTCTGGGCCAGCAAATTGAGCCCAATGCCACTGTCTGCGAAGGGGGAGGTTGAACCGCCGAGTTGATGGGAGACTGGGACAACAGGTGGAGCATAGGGATTGAGTGGAGTCGATGGCACAGATCCAGCACCTTGATGTGAATATGATGGAATGGATGCTTCAAAGGATCCACCCATTCCAGCATCCACAGATGCCAAAAACTCGCTGCTACTGAAATAATCATCCAGCACGAGTTTGGCAGCCTAAAACATCCCCCCAAAATTAATAATTCCCAATTAttgtcattaaaaaaaagttaaataaactTGCCCTGACTAAATCACAGCGATCTCCCGTGATTTTGATATTGTGTGGACCAACACTCACGGTAAATTTGTATTCACCGAGTGAGGCATCATTTGTTGAGTAGCTGTGGAGGAGCACTTGACCACTGGTAGCAACTCCGCTACCACGTGACAACTTGCCCCCTGAAGGCACCTGAGATGCTAAGGCACCACCACCTGGAGCTCCTGCAGCTGCTGCCACTTGTTGTGGCATATATGGATTATTGTTTAGCTGATTGGCCGCAATGACGGCCATTGCAGCAGCACCAATACTGTTCCGGGCAGCTCTCAGGGAATTCTGTGTCTCATCTGAAGCCGATGAGGCCAGAGAACTGCATGAGCCACCAGCTTGAGATGTCTCCAGGCGCACTGGAGATGCATTTCGTCTGATTGTATCCTCAATCAGTTGCTTAGCATAGCTACAAAGCAATGTTCCCGAAGAAATTACCAAAAATCAAATTCCCATTTCTAACaccaatatttcaaaaactcacTTGATTTTATCCTCATTTGGTCCAGTAATCTGAACTAGACGTTCTTTGGCTCCAGGATTCActgtttgtttttaattttttttcagaggaCAATTGTCCCATGCAAAAAGTATAATTgagttattaaaattctatttttgtacagatatttttttggggataatgcccaacgcacaataacttttgtttattaaacatgttttcgacatttcaatgagagtgaatgagatctagatctagtcatctcgctcattctcatagaaaattttgaaaacatgtttacaaacaaaagttattgtgtgctgggcataatTCTCACACCAAAACTGATTCATTTAATAATAACGCAGGAATGACAATTCATAGAAAATCTAGACTTTGGAATTAAGTTCAATGACGCCCAGTGGTTATGATTTGAACAACTTTAACCATTTACATGTCCGAACTGGCTCATTTTGTATATGAATATTTCCTTTTGAGggagtccgtggtgcaattggtaagagcgttcggctcttgggcggtgtgacccccggctcgactgtcacagttgtgagttcgagtcccgcccggtgcaaatgattgaagcgtctgaatggacatttttcaccaaacattgtaaactgaataacaaacttgtaaactgaacaatgtacaaaatggcaataaaagcccgatacatcgaaataaataaaataaaataaatatttccttttGAAATTTAGAAGTTCATCATCAAGAAACTTAAATTCTTTAGATTTCATTACGACTTTTCCAATCAGTTTATTTTTCCTACTTTTAAACTCTTCAGATAGGATAAGTGTAACAAATTTCGGCCAGATTCCAATTTCGTCCACTTATTCTGTTCCTTCAATTTCCATAAACTTATAGTTTTTGCATTACTATACAAATTATACACtgcaaaaagacaaaaaatgcTGCtacgacaaacaagatgatgtgaaaaagactttgtaagaattccggaagggcaagaaactatgagaatcaaggtggccgaaataatacccaaagctatgtctatatttttattcatttcaagaATTGATTCAGacaaaacaaagacgataaactattttCAAGGTTCTATAAGAAGCacttcttaaaaagaagtaacaaaaaattcaatttgcattACATCTTAAGAttttggcacttgcatgcaactatgccgaaatttgatacacttaccctgttttttttttttaataattaactaCAAATTCGGTTCAATTGAATAACTAATCAAAGAAAGGAAGACCCAAAACCCCAAAACTTCTTACGAGAAAAGAATTGTAGAAACTCTGAtggattagggtaaattaagctaattcaaaacctgctccaaatggaaatttttcgctactccaaaaggAAACATCACTattttcatggtaaatacagtactaaatcactatatttatatattttctataccacagtttcattatttagttaattttgctttaaataaagcgaaaatccattcatattcacaaattttaatttgttaatttctcagaagaattaaaagtgtaccttttcaccattgaatttttcatcgatcgaccatgctttccaataaaaaaaaacacaatgaggtgactgttgtttattcgttttgtttaacatttatgtcatatttctggctaattttagttaaattaagttctAATCTTTATTGTAAATGGTacgagaagttttcaaatgaaataattacctatttcgtgaacaaaaagggtttttctgaaatttctgcaaatgcttctataggaaaccccggaaatatatttttttctggagagattttcttattgttttagatgggaaaggaaaaaagaccAGGGATaataacaaatcctgcactcaagagcaactcaacgagattttggaagcctttcgtcgcggtttcacttacactgtttgtctccaattagaaactttcccttgtctccatttggaattaatttgtttgtaatagaagcattttacgctcgcgcatttttcttgtatttaaaaagttttcaaattatatctaaagaattttcaccaaacagtaacattctagaagagtcaaggagcaaatttatgtaattcttttcataaaaaatatgaacttaatgtgttgaatcttctgtcaaagttaaaggcGTCTGGAAGTGGTTTTGAATTAGTACATTTACCctaatcaaagaaaaaaaataaaacaacgaagaagtacaagaatCTACATTCGAAAGTACTTCATCATTTTTTTCCCTTTGCTATCTAAatctgttaggaaatctcaaactTCCAAATTAGACCTGATTCCAGATTACCTCGTATTACCCTGATCTTACATAATTTCTTGTTagttattttcttcattttcttcccGAAGATATTTGGTCGTTTTGCCGATTTGAATCATTCGCCAGATGAAAGCTAAAACTTTTGGGGTTTAAGATACTCGAACAATACCCATTTCACACTTTTAGTCAATTTATGCTACACCCATTTTCCTTCATTGTGAATTTTTCATGTCATGACAactcttgaaaatattttaccgAAGCATGTTTAATGCTCATGAAAGCTAATTTTGATAATCTTCATTCAGAAACGCTTAACAGATTGGCGCTGTTAATTATTTTTGGTCTTTTGGTTCTTTTCGTCGAAATCATCATTTCCgacaaatttaatcaattttctttgGTAATTCTCAATGGCATATATTTGATGTAAATCTTTCTCTTTAACAAAATGACGtactttacttatttttttaaaacatttcaaaaattataattgttaataaattgcagtttttatgaatttgaacttTAATGTTCACATAGACTATATACTtccaaaatatattcgaaaataaaataaatcttaggagccgttttcgaaataaagcaaaaaaaaagattttaaatggGAAGGAGGCAGATGAGAAAAATAGGAAAGAATgactccactgagagaaatccgaaaaagtcaaaataacattccggaaatgttaattttaccctgcagtattgatccgaaatctgtgtaaatattaccctttttaggtatattatgggttaaagttaccctttttcatgttgattttaccctcaaaaggtgtaaaattaacattaaaaaatgttgatatatttttacaccagaaaagtgttaatgttatgacggaaaaaagttaatcgtagcctctttctttctcaatgtCGAGATCATATTGACTTAAaaggggggtcaccgaagatcagaagtcaatatctcttatcgtttgaccTCCAGGCCAATTATAAACTTTCggccaaataaaaataaaatgttatagaacgataaactaattttttaaatattttaccgaTTCgttaccgattggaaccgatgcagccgatttgaaaatttcaagatcttttcaaaaaatcgaaatttaaacaaatcggttaaaaaattagCCAATTAAActgattgacctttgaccttcgaaaattcgatgtcgaaaatatttaaaagaaattctaagaccagttttcgaaataaaccaaaaaaacatgattttgatgGAAAGGGGTCAAGGAAAAACAGTCTGGAGATAAAGGTTCTTTTTTATTAGGGTCACCAAATACCGGAGGTTGATATCTCCTACAGTTTAAGCTCTAGATGGGTAATAAATTCGATGAAAAGTGGATTGCATATATTGCTCTTTTTTTGAGTTCCAGCATTAATAGGAAAAAATATCCTATTTCAGagatgccccaattcaaaagtgctccACTTCTCCTACCATGAtaaagatttttaagaaacatatTTATGCAGGGGGTGGCATTACCTCTgcaaatgcgaccagttttagtgtaagtttattcctgttttcgtacacgtTTCAAGACATATCTCCAAagctacgtaggttgccaatttggggttttcggttgcctaatcaatattaagttggctttcattttgcatttatattttttttctaagtctTTCTAcagtgacagaaaacagctaataaacccaaaagttttttcggcacggtATATACGTATGGGCGaagcataggaaatgtcatgcccctgtatTTATGCAAAATTCCTTTGAATTGTTTTTATGTTCAATGAATCAGTAATCAGTGATTTGAATTATcccatttattttaaagttttagttattaattaatttagtaaatGGATAAATATAAGGCATAACACCAGACACTTTGTTTTTCAAGCACATTCTCGACGTTTAAATCATATCTTCATAAGCAAGAAAAAATTAGGCTCAATGAGAAaacaattatgaaaaaaataataaatttgtagcAAAAGCCAAACATTTAAATTAGGCGCTAGATTAACCACATTTCTTAATTTTGTGTTTGTGTACAAAGAAATGTATTTTAGCACTGAAGCATCTTCCTTCATCTCATAAAgtgtattatgttttttttcttcttgtaatGAGATGACTGTGTGAAAATATTCTTCTGACGAATCacgaacatagaaaatttcaaatgactcatgaaattgattttgaaatgaaaaaaatatgagagaAAACTGCAATAAACAAAAacctaataaatttttcaaccaaaaaaaaaacagaccaaaacattagcaaaaaataaaaataaaaaaaacaggtaATAAAAGAAACGAAATAAATGAAAGTAAAATGCAATGTTGCTGTGCAATGTCAAAATGTTAATGAATTAGAGTTTGCAcgatttttctttctcttatCTCTCTGTTTAgaaatgttttattaaaaaaaaaaaatagttgcaaATTAAAAGAGCCACGAATCACAAAGGCACAGAGTATAGGAGTTAATGATGATCATCCAGAGTTAATATTTTGTGTGATTCTTAAtccaaaattattaatttttttttttgttttacctcTCTGAAATGAAATGATTGTCTCACTCAACTCCTCAATCATGTGAACTCTACGTCCTTTTATGCCCATAACTGcacgcattttttttttgtttttgcgtAGTGCGTGGCAATTTTGTTTTGTGTATTTGCAGGAAAAAGAAGAAACTCAtcaataaatgtattttttttctcccaatATAAGACTCAACTTCTTCACACTCCAGCGAATTGTGGAATGTAACAACAAGATGATAAGAATTTGAGTAATTTAGCATTTATGCTCCATGTacaaaaattaacaagaaatacCTCTTCGGGTATTATATCTTGAATTTATGAAGATCACTGATCTCtttccaactttttttttatctcttctttcattgaatttgaaatattgttttttgaatttaaagatataaaaattaatCCTACCTTTTCCAGAGTCAGCATTTCGAATAACAACTTCGTCCTTTGAGTAATTCTTCCCGGGGATCTTTGTgggttttgtgaattttccagaATTCCTCAAGAGTTCACCTGGGGCCAGAATTGCTGGTTGTGACTGTCCCATCAATTCCGGGGGGGAGGTGCCTAACAACGTCAAGTCATTCACTGTCGCAGATGGTATAAAAGCAGGCTGAAAGCGAATTGAACCATTGAAAACCAAAGCCTATCAAATTTAACGATCTGCTTTTTGCATtagatagggtaaattaagctaattcaaaatctgctctaaatggaaatttttcgctactctaaatggaaacgtcattgttttcatgataaatacagtactaaattactatatttatatattttctataccacagtttcattatttagttaattttgctccaaataaagcgaaaatccattcatattcacaaattttaatttattaatttctcagaaaaaataaaagtgtacctttcagcatcgaattttttatcggtcgaccatgttttccaatgaaaaacacaataaagtgactgttatttattcatttcgtttaacatttatgtcatatttctggctaattttaattaactgtgctaaaatttattgttaacggtacgataagttttcaaatgaaataattacctatctcgtgaacaaaaagggtttattcttaaatttctaCAAATGCTgtaataggaaaccccggaaatataaataaagaaaaaaaagaataaagaataattaaagaaaagagcaagaataagaacaaatcctgcagtcaagagcaactcaacaagattttggaagcctttcggcgcggtttcacttacgctatttgtctccaattagaaactttcccttgtctccatttagattaatttgtttccaatagaagcattttacgctcgcagtatttttcttgtatttaagaagttttcgaattatatctaaagaattttcattaaacagtaacattctagaagagtcaaggagcaaatttatgtaattatctTCAGAagaatatgaacttaatgtgttgaatcttctgtcaaagttaaaggaaACGGTTTTGAATTAGTACATTTACCCTAATCTTTTTCGTAGCGAAAATCATTGATAAATTACTATTTGACTCTTACATTTTTTATACTCTTTTCTAAAACcccaaaaaaatggaaaaacgcCTCAAGTTTGCAGAATACTCGAACTTGAGACTTAAGATACTAACTGagcaattttaaaatgtttattaattCGTTACAAATTTAAACTGGGTAGCAAATGACCTAAAAATattgcccgaatttgagaaaaaaaaggtggcaaagtgtcccaggtcCCATGCTTTTGAAGTGCTAGattcgaactcgtaacttagatgctacaccgcaaaagtactttagcatcatttaccgtttaccggttctgaACCGATTTAAGACAATTTATAAGTCGCTCAAAAGATCCCTCAaattagttttaagagtaatagaattgattttcggacgaaaattacttatcggtcaataaccggttcattaccggtttacaaccgatttataaattactcaaaatattgcccaaaatacagaaatacatttaattgtggataaaaatcagttatcggttatgaatcggttaatAACAGATTGGAATTGGTTCAGGCTTGTCCtgtattccaagacctttccaacgagcccaaacgtgATATCATTTGGTTGATATATGCGCTCCTAGTCATTTtagcctttgaccttgaaaaaccgttattaggaatgattcaacgggattttctcatatggacgaaatgtccgcctggacaacatcgaaaatacagtagactctctctaatTCGCCTCTTTTAAgttcgggctactttttaattcgggcagcagttaaatttgaaaaaagtgacagatgaataaaaaatcgttgcatttcaaaaatttgtcgtccgaatttctctctaattcgggtgacatttcggtcccaaaagcccaaatttgagagaatctactgtatatccaaaatgaaaaaaaaatcccaaaaattaaatgattctgGAGGGGAAGGTGAGGAGTAAGGTGAAAAAGAGAGGCATGTTAATGGCCCCACGGTCGATTTATTGTGGTGTCCCCTGAAAGTCCCAAgtgtctatctctaaccgtttgcaCTCTAGACGTGGTAACGGCGGAACCGACACACTCACAGACAAAATAGCGTGATCTATTATTtcagaaattgtctgaaaagCGAAGATATCCTGAGAAAAGTGGTACCCGGGGGCGGAAGGTGAAAatttaggggggggggggggtaaaaaaatcgagttcgagcagtaaaattatttatcggttaatTACTGATTCAGAACCGATTTGAAGTGGTTCGTATGAATCAGGttttccaatacctttccaacgatcccaaACATGTTCAAATGGGTTGAGGAATAAGATCTCTAGAACCAtttcgaaaatttgtcatatgacattgtcatactgttacagaattccccttcagcTCTTtggaaacaaagagaaaattctcaaTGTTTGAAGGTTGCCTGCAAGCGAATTATGCCTAATTTCTGGTATTATTCCAAATTGAAGAAAATCGGTTGGGTAATAGGCCTTGGAAAGTTGTATAAACTTTATGCTTCGAAAATTTGAAGCATAAAggggggtcactgaagaccagaagtcgataaTTCTTACCGTTAAGCTTCTAGATCGAAAAAATATACCTATACGATCAATAATCAATaaagattttcgaaaaaaattatttagatcaTTTACGAGAATTTCATCGATTGATTGTCGATTAAGTCCGGTTCAGTCGGTTTGGGAATTTCAAGGTCTCGTTcacaaaaaatcctaatttaagaaaatcggttgagaaatacgctcttcaaagtggtttaactttgaacttcgaaaattcgatgtcgaattgtttttcggtcatagggaaaagcgcgctaccttcggaagatttatgtttcgcacatatcattttttccaatgcgttataaatgaatttggcctgttataatattatattttaatagctagttaattttctcaaattttaagaaaagagCT encodes the following:
- the LOC129807046 gene encoding eukaryotic translation initiation factor 4E-binding protein Mextli isoform X2, translating into MSQIGRTAKNLDGTRSLKSSVPRQPVHPQQVYELQTVDQLIELIEVVAASLTTASVDSGKMNMLLSNLRVYGPHLEALSKDILDKAFVTFRNASQDERLNIMTRLNLLELIELRAKSWQISDEVNTYYKHKATNVEPAFIPSATVNDLTLLGTSPPELMGQSQPAILAPGELLRNSGKFTKPTKIPGKNYSKDEVVIRNADSGKVNPGAKERLVQITGPNEDKINYAKQLIEDTIRRNASPVRLETSQAGGSCSSLASSASDETQNSLRAARNSIGAAAMAVIAANQLNNNPYMPQQVAAAAGAPGGGALASQVPSGGKLSRGSGVATSGQVLLHSYSTNDASLGEYKFTVSVGPHNIKITGDRCDLVRAAKLVLDDYFSSSEFLASVDAGMGGSFEASIPSYSHQGAGSVPSTPLNPYAPPVVPVSHQLGGSTSPFADSGIGLNLLAQSASGSPGNGLSIDAEDDVFTAEALNTSTESSSSHASSNNSIVTSTPSNGLTRSRRSHFSRQESTPEAVPKESSAENQVRIVHEYEDLIAFAKSPLSWALPKDWPKICEKHPFLVRNKVLHRFHSLNISNNHANNNLANDDDGDAHLAEGARKALLARQASLNCDRFDISSNTRVTSTSVNNRLVAHLTSSAANCD
- the LOC129807046 gene encoding eukaryotic translation initiation factor 4E-binding protein Mextli isoform X4, giving the protein MSQIGRTAKNLDGTRSLKSSVPRQPVHPQQVYELQTVDQLIELIEVVAASLTTASVDSGKMNMLLSNLRVYGPHLEALSKDILDKAFVTFRNASQDERLNIMTRLNLLELIELRAKSWQISDEVNTYYKHKATNVEPAFIPSATVNDLTLLGTSPPELMGQSQPAILAPGELLRNSGKFTKPTKIPGKNYSKDEVVIRNADSGKVNPGAKERLVQITGPNEDKINYAKQLIEDTIRRNASPVRLETSQAGGSCSSLASSASDETQNSLRAARNSIGAAAMAVIAANQLNNNPYMPQQVAAAAGAPGGGALASQVPSGGKLSRGSGVATSGQVLLHSYSTNDASLGEYKFTVSVGPHNIKITGDRCDLVRAAKLVLDDYFSSSEFLASVDAGMGGSFEASIPSYSHQGAGSVPSTPLNPYAPPVVPVSHQLGGSTSPFADSGIGLNLLAQSASGSPGNGLSIDAEDDVFTAEALNTSTESSSSHASSNNSIVTSTPSNGLTRSRRSHFSRQESTPEAVPKESSAENQVRIVHEYEDLIAFAKSPLSWALPKDWPKICEKHPFLVRNKNLDDEKNRFDGEKHLQLYKSGAFTDIVYVIDDSDEHE
- the LOC129807046 gene encoding eukaryotic translation initiation factor 4E-binding protein Mextli isoform X3; this translates as MSQIGRTAKNLDGTRSLKSSVPRQPVHPQQVYELQTVDQLIELIEVVAASLTTASVDSGKMNMLLSNLRVYGPHLEALSKDILDKAFVTFRNASQDERLNIMTRLNLLELIELRAKSWQISDEVNTYYKHKATNVEPAFIPSATVNDLTLLGTSPPELMGQSQPAILAPGELLRNSGKFTKPTKIPGKNYSKDEVVIRNADSGKVMGIKGRRVHMIEELSETIISFQRVNPGAKERLVQITGPNEDKINYAKQLIEDTIRRNASPVRLETSQAGGSCSSLASSASDETQNSLRAARNSIGAAAMAVIAANQLNNNPYMPQQVAAAAGAPGGGALASQVPSGGKLSRGSGVATSGQVLLHSYSTNDASLGEYKFTVSVGPHNIKITGDRCDLVRAAKLVLDDYFSSSEFLASVDAGMGGSFEASIPSYSHQGAGSVPSTPLNPYAPPVVPVSHQLGGSTSPFADSGIGLNLLAQSASGSPGNGLSIDAEDDVFTAEALNTSTESSSSHASSNNSIVTSTPSNGLTRSRRSHFSRQESTPEAVPKESSAENQVRIVHEYEDLIAFAKSPLSWALPKDWPKICEKHPFLVRNKNLDDEKNRFDGEKHLQLYKSGAFTDIVYVIDDSDEHE
- the LOC129807046 gene encoding eukaryotic translation initiation factor 4E-binding protein Mextli isoform X1 yields the protein MSQIGRTAKNLDGTRSLKSSVPRQPVHPQQVYELQTVDQLIELIEVVAASLTTASVDSGKMNMLLSNLRVYGPHLEALSKDILDKAFVTFRNASQDERLNIMTRLNLLELIELRAKSWQISDEVNTYYKHKATNVEPAFIPSATVNDLTLLGTSPPELMGQSQPAILAPGELLRNSGKFTKPTKIPGKNYSKDEVVIRNADSGKVMGIKGRRVHMIEELSETIISFQRVNPGAKERLVQITGPNEDKINYAKQLIEDTIRRNASPVRLETSQAGGSCSSLASSASDETQNSLRAARNSIGAAAMAVIAANQLNNNPYMPQQVAAAAGAPGGGALASQVPSGGKLSRGSGVATSGQVLLHSYSTNDASLGEYKFTVSVGPHNIKITGDRCDLVRAAKLVLDDYFSSSEFLASVDAGMGGSFEASIPSYSHQGAGSVPSTPLNPYAPPVVPVSHQLGGSTSPFADSGIGLNLLAQSASGSPGNGLSIDAEDDVFTAEALNTSTESSSSHASSNNSIVTSTPSNGLTRSRRSHFSRQESTPEAVPKESSAENQVRIVHEYEDLIAFAKSPLSWALPKDWPKICEKHPFLVRNKVLHRFHSLNISNNHANNNLANDDDGDAHLAEGARKALLARQASLNCDRFDISSNTRVTSTSVNNRLVAHLTSSAANCD